In one Pseudodesulfovibrio tunisiensis genomic region, the following are encoded:
- a CDS encoding class II glutamine amidotransferase, translated as MKAPARYYDFEKDISGCGIFGVIHRKRGLISGDMPISAMACMHDRGNGLGGGFAAYGIYPDFADKYCLHIMCDDKNAVEGSERMIREFLDLHEYEPIPTRKTLAITNPPIVNRYFVSVPERPVGEFAELPEEDYMVAVVMKINTHVPGAFVFSSGKNMGAFKGVGFPEDIADFFRLDEYKAYIWTGHNRFPTNTPGWWGGAHPFTILNWSIVHNGEISSYGINRRYLCEHDYLCTLMTDTEVVAYELDLLIRKHGLSWDMAAKVFAPPFWDEIERMPERERELYTALRATYGPAMLNGPFAILVADNNRLMGLNDRIKLRPLLVAEKDDMVFMSSEESAVRDVCPDLDRVWMPKAGEPVIVDIEE; from the coding sequence ATGAAAGCGCCTGCAAGGTACTACGACTTTGAAAAGGATATTTCGGGTTGCGGAATATTCGGCGTCATCCACAGGAAGCGCGGGCTGATTTCCGGAGACATGCCCATTTCGGCCATGGCCTGCATGCATGATCGGGGCAACGGCCTTGGCGGCGGGTTCGCGGCCTACGGCATCTACCCGGATTTCGCGGACAAGTACTGCCTGCACATCATGTGCGATGACAAGAACGCCGTGGAAGGCTCCGAGCGCATGATCCGGGAGTTTCTGGACCTGCACGAGTACGAGCCGATTCCCACCCGCAAGACGCTGGCCATCACGAATCCGCCCATCGTGAACCGCTATTTCGTGAGCGTGCCGGAACGGCCCGTGGGGGAATTCGCGGAGCTGCCCGAGGAAGACTACATGGTTGCCGTGGTCATGAAGATCAACACCCATGTGCCGGGCGCGTTCGTGTTTTCCAGCGGCAAGAACATGGGGGCATTCAAGGGCGTGGGCTTTCCCGAGGATATCGCGGACTTCTTTCGTCTGGACGAGTACAAGGCATACATCTGGACCGGACACAACCGGTTTCCCACCAATACGCCCGGCTGGTGGGGCGGGGCGCATCCCTTCACCATCCTGAACTGGTCCATCGTGCACAACGGCGAGATTTCCTCCTACGGCATCAACCGTCGCTATCTGTGCGAGCATGACTATCTCTGCACGCTCATGACCGATACCGAGGTCGTGGCCTACGAACTGGACCTGCTCATCCGCAAGCACGGTCTGAGCTGGGACATGGCTGCCAAGGTCTTTGCCCCGCCGTTCTGGGACGAGATCGAACGCATGCCGGAAAGGGAGCGTGAATTGTACACGGCTCTGCGCGCCACCTACGGTCCGGCCATGCTCAACGGTCCGTTCGCCATTCTGGTTGCGGACAACAACCGGCTCATGGGGCTGAACGACAGGATCAAGCTTCGGCCTCTGCTGGTGGCGGAAAAGGACGACATGGTGTTCATGTCCAGCGAGGAATCCGCAGTGCGCGACGTGTGTCCTGATCTGGACCGGGTATGGATGCCCAAGGCTGGCGAACCAGTTATCGTGGATATCGAGGAGTAG
- a CDS encoding NAD(P)/FAD-dependent oxidoreductase, whose amino-acid sequence MKYVIIGNGIASIGAIEGIRRVDRENEILVIGAEKSPAYGRPLISYLLAGKIGPDRLALRPAEFYDKCNVTLKLGTKVSGIDTKARTVTTDSGEVIAYENLLVATGGNPFTPPIPGSDGPGVYNFTNLEHAQTLIAKARDMKRAVVIGGGLIGLKAGESLFDRGVDVTILELSDRILSLAFDENAAALAGGRLEEVGLNVRCGVTAKEIQRDADGNVVGVHLTDGSFLQTGVVVIAIGVVPNYDLARDAGIAVDRGIKVDEHMRASAENVYAAGDVAQARDLLFGDDRVIPIWTNAYNQGFCAGKNMAGEPTEFSGSLAMNSISFYGLPTISVGNVNPPEGDESYEVSVFLDEKKRSYRKLVFKDEHLVGYVLVGDIDMAGMYTAFVKFQMAVPEEAKRQLLAGEPDVLLWPEDFFDQTWNPEVRD is encoded by the coding sequence ATGAAATACGTCATCATCGGTAACGGCATCGCCTCCATCGGGGCCATCGAGGGCATCCGCAGGGTGGACAGGGAGAATGAAATCCTTGTCATCGGCGCGGAAAAATCCCCGGCATATGGCCGTCCCCTGATTTCCTACCTGCTGGCCGGAAAGATCGGCCCGGACCGTCTGGCCCTGCGTCCGGCGGAATTCTATGACAAATGCAACGTGACCCTGAAACTGGGAACAAAGGTATCGGGCATTGATACGAAGGCCCGTACCGTAACCACGGATTCCGGCGAGGTCATTGCCTACGAGAATCTGCTTGTTGCCACGGGGGGCAATCCGTTCACTCCGCCCATTCCCGGTTCGGACGGTCCCGGCGTGTACAACTTCACCAATCTGGAACATGCTCAGACCCTGATTGCCAAGGCCAGGGACATGAAGCGCGCCGTGGTCATCGGTGGCGGGCTCATCGGTCTCAAGGCCGGGGAATCCCTGTTTGACAGGGGAGTGGACGTGACCATTCTCGAACTGTCGGACCGCATCCTCAGTCTTGCCTTTGACGAGAATGCCGCAGCTCTTGCGGGCGGTCGTCTGGAGGAGGTCGGCCTCAATGTTCGATGCGGAGTGACGGCCAAGGAGATTCAGCGCGATGCTGACGGCAACGTGGTCGGCGTGCATCTGACCGATGGCAGCTTTCTCCAGACCGGAGTCGTGGTCATCGCCATCGGCGTGGTGCCCAACTACGACCTTGCCCGGGATGCGGGCATTGCCGTGGATCGGGGCATCAAGGTGGACGAGCACATGCGCGCCAGCGCGGAAAACGTGTATGCTGCCGGAGACGTGGCTCAGGCGCGCGATCTGCTGTTCGGCGACGACCGGGTGATCCCCATCTGGACCAACGCCTACAATCAGGGCTTTTGCGCGGGCAAGAACATGGCGGGCGAACCCACGGAATTTTCGGGCAGTCTGGCCATGAATTCCATCAGCTTCTACGGTCTGCCCACCATTTCCGTGGGCAATGTGAATCCGCCCGAGGGGGACGAATCCTACGAGGTTTCCGTTTTTCTGGACGAGAAAAAGAGGAGCTACCGCAAATTGGTGTTCAAGGATGAGCATCTCGTGGGCTACGTGCTGGTCGGGGATATCGACATGGCGGGCATGTACACCGCGTTCGTCAAGTTCCAGATGGCCGTGCCCGAGGAGGCCAAGCGTCAGCTTCTGGCCGGGGAACCGGACGTGCTGCTGTGGCCCGAGGATTTTTTTGATCAGACCTGGAATCCCGAAGTCCGGGATTAG
- a CDS encoding 4Fe-4S dicluster domain-containing protein, which translates to MKRVYPDKDYCIGCHLCELACLTAHSESKDLIIAYTEERARDGLSPCKRVFEKGTVSVAISCRHCDEPSCVAACISGGLQKDPETGRTVYNRDKCVGCWSCLMACPYGAIRRHPTENRIVKCDLCADREEGPACVAACPNQALKFEER; encoded by the coding sequence ATGAAGAGAGTCTACCCGGACAAGGATTACTGCATCGGCTGTCACCTTTGCGAACTGGCGTGCCTGACCGCACATTCCGAAAGCAAGGATCTGATCATTGCCTATACCGAGGAGCGCGCCCGCGACGGACTGTCGCCCTGCAAGCGCGTGTTCGAAAAGGGCACGGTGAGCGTGGCCATCAGCTGCCGTCATTGTGACGAGCCTTCCTGTGTTGCGGCCTGCATCTCCGGCGGCCTGCAAAAGGATCCGGAGACCGGACGCACGGTCTACAACCGCGACAAGTGCGTGGGCTGCTGGTCCTGCCTCATGGCGTGCCCGTACGGCGCGATTCGCAGACATCCCACGGAAAACAGGATCGTCAAGTGCGACCTGTGCGCGGACAGGGAGGAAGGCCCGGCCTGCGTGGCCGCCTGTCCCAATCAGGCCCTGAAATTCGAGGAACGGTAA
- a CDS encoding glutamate synthase-related protein, whose protein sequence is MLFQPINKNYHEFHIDRDKDLCINCKVCVRQCSYEAHYWDEARQRVMHDNSKCVGCHRCEALCPTAALHIRTKPSEFRPNQNWKPHFIQNVYKQADTGGVLLAGMGSPVDIPVYWDKLLLDASQVTNPSIDPLREPMELKTFLGAKPKRLEIVVKKGRPELVTKLTPQIELKYPIMFSAMSFGSINFNLHRAMARAASELGIMYNTGEGGLHKSLYKYGKNTIVQVASGRFGVHLDYLNAGGGIEIKVGQGAKPGIGGHLPGEKINDMVSETRMVPIGSDAISPAPHHDIYSIEDLLQLIYALKEASEYRVPVSVKIAAVHNVAAIASGIARAGADIIAIDGMRGGTGAAPAMIRDNVGIPIELAIASVDQRLRDEGIRHQASIVAAGGIRCSADATKAIALGADAVYIGTAALLAVGCTLCGRCYTGKCPWGIATNDPRLAKRQNPDIAAKKMANLVRAWGHEIEEMLGGMGLNSIESLRGNRDKLRAVGLSDTEMDILGVKHAGR, encoded by the coding sequence TTGCTGTTCCAGCCCATCAACAAGAACTATCACGAGTTTCACATTGATCGTGACAAGGACCTGTGCATCAACTGCAAGGTCTGCGTGCGTCAATGTTCCTACGAGGCCCATTACTGGGACGAGGCTCGGCAAAGGGTCATGCACGACAATTCCAAGTGCGTGGGATGTCACCGCTGCGAGGCCCTGTGCCCCACGGCTGCGTTGCACATCCGGACCAAGCCGTCCGAGTTCCGGCCCAATCAGAACTGGAAGCCGCATTTCATCCAGAACGTGTACAAGCAGGCCGACACGGGCGGCGTGCTGCTCGCGGGCATGGGATCGCCGGTGGACATCCCCGTCTACTGGGACAAGCTGCTGCTGGATGCAAGCCAGGTCACGAATCCGTCCATCGACCCGCTGCGCGAGCCCATGGAGCTGAAGACCTTTCTCGGCGCCAAGCCCAAACGGCTGGAGATCGTGGTCAAGAAGGGCAGGCCCGAACTGGTCACGAAGCTGACCCCGCAGATAGAGCTCAAGTATCCCATCATGTTCTCGGCCATGAGCTTCGGGTCCATCAATTTCAACCTGCATCGCGCCATGGCCCGGGCCGCTTCCGAACTCGGCATCATGTACAACACGGGCGAGGGCGGTCTGCACAAATCCCTGTACAAGTACGGGAAGAATACCATCGTGCAGGTGGCTTCGGGCAGGTTCGGCGTGCATCTCGACTACCTGAACGCGGGTGGCGGCATCGAGATCAAGGTCGGGCAGGGAGCCAAACCGGGCATCGGTGGCCATCTGCCGGGCGAGAAGATCAACGACATGGTTTCGGAAACCCGTATGGTGCCCATTGGCTCCGATGCGATTTCCCCGGCTCCGCATCACGACATCTATTCCATCGAGGACCTGCTTCAGCTCATCTATGCGCTCAAGGAGGCCTCGGAATACCGCGTGCCCGTGTCCGTGAAGATCGCGGCTGTGCACAACGTGGCCGCCATTGCCTCGGGCATTGCCCGGGCCGGGGCAGACATCATTGCCATCGACGGCATGCGTGGCGGAACCGGCGCGGCTCCGGCCATGATCCGCGACAACGTGGGCATTCCCATTGAACTGGCCATTGCTTCGGTCGACCAGCGTCTGCGTGACGAGGGCATCCGGCATCAGGCCAGCATCGTGGCTGCGGGCGGCATCCGCTGTTCCGCGGACGCGACCAAGGCCATAGCTCTGGGCGCGGACGCCGTGTACATCGGTACTGCCGCGCTGCTGGCTGTGGGCTGCACCCTGTGCGGCCGCTGCTACACGGGCAAGTGTCCGTGGGGAATCGCCACCAATGATCCCCGGCTCGCCAAGCGTCAGAACCCGGACATCGCGGCCAAGAAGATGGCCAATCTGGTCCGGGCATGGGGTCACGAGATCGAGGAAATGCTTGGCGGCATGGGCCTGAACTCCATCGAGAGCCTGCGCGGCAACCGCGACAAGCTGCGGGCTGTCGGACTTTCCGACACGGAAATGGATATCCTCGGCGTGAAGCATGCCGGGCGGTAG
- a CDS encoding symporter small accessory protein, which produces MMGFESVEIATAFWLCLAATALCVAYGIRNWNNSGRNETGPSKRGG; this is translated from the coding sequence ATGATGGGATTCGAAAGCGTGGAGATAGCCACGGCATTCTGGCTGTGTCTGGCAGCGACGGCACTCTGCGTCGCCTACGGAATCAGGAACTGGAACAATTCGGGCAGAAATGAAACCGGCCCGAGCAAACGCGGAGGCTGA
- a CDS encoding sodium:solute symporter family protein, whose product MTGKVIGILLYLGVIFHLGYKAWRQTRQSTDYMLAGREMNPFIMAMSYGATFVSTSAIIGFGGVAGLFGFSLLWLTFLTIFVGVFIAMVFFGKRTRRMGLALNSHTFPELLGKRYSSRFIQQFSGIVIFLFIPVYAAAVLIGICRMLEVAIPAVSYGSWLIVVTGIVAMYVVMGGLKAVMYTDSFQGTIMAAMMVILLVSTYTMLGGVTEAHQTLTDMAALMPEKLRLGGNTSWTEGPRANSPIGLTIYTTIIYGVGIGVLAQPQLAIRYMTVPSDRELNRAVAIGGVFILLMTGVAFSVGALSNAVFFKEFGKISIAMAEGNFDRIIPIYIDRIMPGWFSGLFLVAMFAAAMSTMSSQYHVGGTSLARDFFEQYLSARDERASMKINQIGVTATVVMTLVWAWLLPGNIIARATAFFFGLCAASFLPAYVLGLYWKGMTKAGAKASMVGGFCLSMFWLLFVHLKEAASIGLCKALIGRDTLVADAARGSWLWLLQWVDPNVVALPASLCLAVGVSLVTGKLAQKHLQTCWEGIG is encoded by the coding sequence ATGACAGGTAAAGTCATCGGCATTCTCCTCTACCTTGGCGTCATATTCCATCTCGGCTACAAGGCATGGCGTCAAACCCGGCAGTCCACGGACTACATGCTGGCAGGCCGGGAAATGAATCCGTTCATCATGGCCATGAGCTACGGCGCGACATTCGTGTCCACCTCGGCCATCATCGGATTCGGCGGCGTGGCCGGACTGTTCGGCTTTTCCCTGCTCTGGCTGACCTTTCTCACCATCTTTGTCGGCGTGTTCATCGCCATGGTCTTTTTCGGCAAACGCACTCGACGCATGGGACTCGCCCTGAACAGCCACACCTTCCCCGAACTGCTCGGCAAACGCTATTCCTCGCGCTTCATCCAGCAGTTTTCCGGCATCGTCATCTTCCTGTTCATCCCGGTATACGCCGCAGCCGTGCTCATCGGCATCTGCCGCATGCTGGAAGTGGCGATCCCGGCAGTGTCCTACGGCTCATGGCTCATCGTGGTCACCGGCATCGTGGCCATGTACGTGGTCATGGGCGGCCTCAAGGCCGTAATGTACACGGACTCGTTTCAGGGAACCATCATGGCGGCCATGATGGTCATCCTGCTCGTTTCCACCTACACCATGCTCGGCGGCGTGACCGAAGCACACCAGACATTGACGGACATGGCCGCACTCATGCCGGAAAAACTCAGACTGGGCGGCAACACGAGCTGGACCGAGGGACCACGGGCAAACTCGCCCATCGGGCTGACCATCTACACTACCATTATATATGGCGTGGGCATCGGCGTATTGGCCCAGCCCCAGCTTGCCATCCGGTACATGACCGTGCCGTCCGACCGGGAACTGAACCGTGCCGTGGCCATCGGAGGCGTGTTCATCCTGCTCATGACCGGCGTGGCCTTCAGCGTCGGTGCACTCTCCAACGCTGTATTCTTCAAGGAATTCGGCAAAATCTCCATTGCCATGGCCGAAGGCAACTTCGACAGGATCATCCCGATCTACATTGACAGGATCATGCCCGGCTGGTTCTCGGGCCTGTTTCTCGTGGCCATGTTCGCGGCAGCCATGTCCACCATGAGCTCCCAATATCATGTGGGTGGCACATCACTGGCGCGCGACTTCTTCGAGCAGTACCTTTCGGCCCGGGACGAGCGCGCTTCCATGAAGATCAATCAGATCGGAGTCACGGCCACGGTCGTCATGACGCTGGTCTGGGCATGGCTCCTGCCCGGCAACATCATTGCCCGGGCCACGGCCTTCTTCTTCGGTCTGTGTGCGGCCTCGTTCCTGCCCGCATACGTGCTCGGCCTGTACTGGAAGGGCATGACCAAGGCCGGAGCCAAGGCCTCCATGGTCGGCGGCTTCTGCCTGTCCATGTTCTGGCTGCTCTTCGTGCATCTCAAGGAAGCCGCGTCCATCGGTCTGTGCAAGGCGTTGATCGGCCGCGACACCCTTGTGGCGGATGCGGCCAGGGGCTCATGGCTCTGGCTGCTCCAATGGGTGGACCCCAACGTGGTTGCCCTGCCCGCGTCTCTGTGCCTTGCCGTGGGAGTCAGTCTCGTGACCGGAAAACTGGCGCAGAAGCATCTGCAAACCTGCTGGGAGGGAATCGGATAA
- the dut gene encoding dUTP diphosphatase, giving the protein MKKIDVKVKFLHEVWEENTLGYSTEHSAGLDLRACIDADEIEIGPGERAAIPAGIAIEIREPGIAGFLYSRSGLGTKEGLTVSQGVGVIDPDYRGEIKVSLLNTSGEKRRITRGQRIAQLVFMPCFQANILRSEELNSTDRGAGGFGSTGKH; this is encoded by the coding sequence ATGAAGAAGATCGACGTCAAGGTTAAGTTCCTGCACGAAGTCTGGGAGGAAAACACTCTCGGCTACTCCACCGAGCATTCCGCCGGTCTGGACCTGCGCGCCTGCATCGATGCCGATGAAATCGAAATCGGCCCGGGCGAAAGAGCAGCGATTCCCGCGGGAATCGCCATTGAAATCCGCGAACCCGGCATTGCGGGCTTTCTCTATTCCCGCAGCGGTCTGGGCACAAAGGAAGGCCTGACCGTCAGTCAGGGCGTGGGCGTCATCGATCCCGACTACCGAGGGGAAATCAAGGTGTCCCTGCTGAACACCTCGGGCGAGAAGCGACGAATCACGCGCGGACAGCGCATCGCCCAACTGGTGTTCATGCCCTGCTTCCAGGCGAACATCCTCAGGTCCGAAGAGCTGAACAGCACGGACCGTGGCGCCGGAGGTTTCGGGTCCACAGGCAAACATTAA
- a CDS encoding aspartate aminotransferase family protein: MSQKFDEMVKRENSVICSTYGRYPVAVSHGRDCRLYDLDGNEYIDFLAGIAVCSLGHSREDLADVMAEQARKLVHASNLFYQAPQIELAEKLVATCGADKVFFCNSGAEANEGAIKLARRYMRKVRNEDRYEIITLARSFHGRTLSTLTATGQTGLIKDGFEPLPQGFLTVPFNDIEALQQAVTPQTAAIMMEMVQGEGGVRPLEPAYVNAVMDICRKNGVLLIVDEVQSGMCRTGKFWAHQHYGITPDIFTSAKALANGLPMGAVLATDEVAKGFAPGSHATTFGGGALVSAVASKVLDIMNEQDMAERAREMGEFVKAEALKLKERHPDKIQGVRGLGLMFGIELSVEGKPVWNGLLERRFICNLTQGRILRLVPPLTITRDDVRAFMAALDDVLSSPEA, encoded by the coding sequence ATGAGTCAGAAGTTCGACGAGATGGTAAAGAGGGAAAATTCCGTCATCTGTTCCACATACGGCCGGTATCCCGTGGCCGTTTCCCACGGCAGGGACTGCCGCCTCTATGATCTGGACGGCAACGAATACATCGACTTTCTTGCAGGCATAGCCGTTTGCAGCCTTGGCCACAGCCGGGAAGACCTGGCCGACGTCATGGCGGAACAGGCCCGGAAACTGGTGCATGCCAGCAACCTGTTCTACCAGGCTCCGCAGATCGAACTGGCCGAAAAGCTGGTCGCCACCTGCGGCGCGGACAAGGTTTTCTTCTGCAACTCCGGCGCCGAGGCCAACGAAGGTGCAATCAAGCTTGCCCGCAGATACATGCGCAAGGTGCGCAACGAGGACCGGTACGAGATCATCACCCTTGCCCGGTCCTTTCACGGCCGGACCCTGTCCACGCTCACGGCAACGGGTCAGACCGGCCTGATCAAGGACGGCTTCGAACCGCTGCCGCAGGGCTTCCTCACGGTCCCGTTCAACGACATCGAGGCGCTGCAACAGGCAGTAACCCCGCAGACCGCAGCCATCATGATGGAAATGGTTCAGGGCGAAGGCGGCGTGCGTCCCCTTGAACCGGCCTATGTGAATGCGGTCATGGACATCTGCCGCAAAAACGGCGTGCTCCTGATCGTGGACGAAGTGCAGAGCGGCATGTGCCGGACCGGCAAATTCTGGGCGCACCAGCATTACGGCATCACCCCGGACATATTCACCTCGGCCAAGGCCCTTGCCAACGGCCTGCCCATGGGCGCGGTTCTGGCAACGGACGAAGTCGCCAAGGGCTTTGCCCCGGGCAGCCATGCCACCACATTCGGCGGCGGCGCCCTTGTTTCCGCCGTGGCCTCCAAGGTGCTGGACATCATGAACGAACAGGACATGGCCGAACGCGCCCGCGAAATGGGCGAATTCGTCAAGGCCGAGGCCCTGAAGCTCAAGGAAAGGCACCCCGACAAGATTCAGGGCGTGCGCGGTCTGGGCCTCATGTTCGGCATCGAGCTGTCCGTGGAGGGCAAGCCCGTGTGGAACGGCCTGCTGGAACGCCGGTTCATCTGCAACCTGACCCAGGGCCGCATTCTCAGGCTGGTGCCGCCCCTGACCATCACGCGGGACGACGTGCGCGCCTTCATGGCCGCTCTGGACGACGTGCTTTCCTCACCGGAAGCATAG
- the prmA gene encoding 50S ribosomal protein L11 methyltransferase, with product MPTLLKIQFTLPADQAEAAGEFITAKVPHGWEETPEGDSMRFTIFLEDHSLGMEVVEAIRNQWPDCGVTHSEQESENWAMAWKDFFNPVNCGDRFRILPPWLDEEDDETMHIVIEPKMAFGTGHHPTTSVCLAAIGDLAGEGLIRKGQTFLDLGTGSGILGIGLCKLGLTGIGLDIDPQAIECARENLTANDVADAMELAVASADSLDENEFYDVVVANILSGPLIEMAGDILPHVKPGGCLILSGILAEKQADAVAQTYARRGIGQPEIRIDGEWAGLIWRKVGA from the coding sequence ATGCCCACTCTGCTGAAAATTCAGTTCACGCTTCCCGCGGACCAGGCCGAGGCCGCCGGAGAATTCATCACGGCCAAGGTGCCCCACGGCTGGGAGGAAACTCCTGAAGGCGACTCCATGCGCTTCACCATCTTTCTGGAAGACCACTCGCTCGGCATGGAAGTCGTCGAAGCAATCCGAAACCAATGGCCGGACTGCGGCGTGACCCATTCGGAACAGGAATCCGAAAACTGGGCCATGGCCTGGAAGGACTTCTTCAATCCCGTGAACTGCGGCGACCGTTTCCGCATCCTCCCTCCCTGGCTTGACGAGGAAGACGACGAGACCATGCACATCGTGATCGAACCCAAGATGGCGTTCGGCACGGGGCACCACCCCACCACCTCGGTCTGTCTCGCCGCCATCGGCGATCTGGCCGGGGAAGGACTGATTCGCAAGGGCCAGACCTTTCTGGATCTGGGCACCGGGTCCGGCATTCTGGGCATCGGACTGTGCAAGCTCGGCCTGACCGGCATCGGTCTGGACATCGACCCGCAGGCCATTGAATGCGCTCGGGAAAATCTGACTGCCAACGACGTGGCCGACGCCATGGAACTGGCCGTTGCCAGTGCGGACAGTCTTGACGAAAACGAATTTTACGACGTGGTCGTGGCCAACATCCTGTCCGGCCCGCTGATCGAGATGGCCGGAGACATTCTGCCCCATGTGAAGCCCGGCGGCTGCCTGATCCTGTCCGGCATCCTTGCGGAAAAACAGGCGGACGCGGTTGCCCAGACCTATGCCCGCCGAGGCATCGGCCAGCCGGAAATCCGCATCGACGGAGAATGGGCCGGTCTGATCTGGCGCAAGGTGGGGGCCTAG
- a CDS encoding endonuclease III domain-containing protein, which translates to MGTFARLTAMYDTLLSELGPSGWWPAQTRFEVIVGAILGQNTSWRNVTRAMANLHDRNLLNGPDLLAMPVPELAEIIRPAGYYNMKAKRLHNLLRFLDEECAFDLESLMESDPIQLRERLLSVNGVGPETGDSILLYALDMPVFVVDAYTARIAHRHGLIQENVSYEELQALFMDALPEDVALYNEFHALLVRVGNQWCKKKAGLCEQCPLQPFLDDA; encoded by the coding sequence ATGGGCACGTTTGCGCGGCTCACTGCCATGTATGACACCCTGCTTTCCGAGCTGGGGCCAAGCGGCTGGTGGCCCGCGCAAACCCGCTTTGAAGTGATCGTGGGCGCGATTCTCGGCCAGAACACCAGTTGGCGGAACGTGACCAGGGCCATGGCCAATCTGCACGACAGGAATCTGCTGAACGGGCCCGACCTGCTGGCCATGCCCGTCCCGGAACTCGCGGAAATCATTCGTCCGGCAGGCTATTACAACATGAAGGCCAAACGCCTTCACAACCTGCTGCGCTTTCTTGACGAGGAATGCGCCTTTGATCTGGAATCGCTGATGGAAAGCGATCCGATCCAGCTTCGGGAACGTCTCCTGTCGGTCAACGGGGTCGGCCCGGAAACCGGGGATTCCATTCTGCTGTATGCGCTGGATATGCCGGTCTTTGTTGTGGACGCCTACACGGCACGCATTGCCCACCGCCATGGCCTGATTCAGGAAAACGTGTCCTACGAAGAACTTCAGGCCCTTTTCATGGACGCGCTGCCCGAAGATGTGGCACTGTACAACGAATTTCACGCCCTGCTGGTACGCGTGGGCAATCAGTGGTGCAAAAAGAAAGCCGGGCTCTGCGAACAATGCCCGCTCCAACCTTTTCTCGACGACGCATGA
- a CDS encoding murein hydrolase activator EnvC family protein, whose translation MKRTLFLFLALLLAFSRPASAEEVSPEALQKEHVKADRKEQEVRKLDRVAGQLTRRIDRIESNIAALQRKIRSQERILNDIRESERAARQEHFALRKEKDRIHSELRGLLQSLWPVHMQNTRAKFQGIGDWASLDRRFAWLSDIYDATKGKFEEARVNYDRITRNLERQRILEEEAKIQLGRINGNKDTLLKNKYALRGKLGSIRKERRDAEAELNSILSVIEDIKYQLQSQKTKRFAYYKRSLPWPAQGRVVEGFAPNAKPPVRGIALSVGANSDVRSVFWGKVVHNDTLRGFGRVVIVYHGYDYYSLYAYLEDSYVRMGQEVEKDEPIGKAGYCPKANGPGLYFELRFHQKPINPRVWLTAQK comes from the coding sequence ATGAAACGAACCCTTTTTCTCTTCCTTGCCCTGCTTCTGGCGTTTTCCCGGCCCGCTTCGGCCGAGGAGGTCTCTCCCGAGGCGTTGCAGAAGGAGCACGTCAAGGCCGACAGAAAGGAACAGGAAGTCCGCAAGCTCGACCGCGTTGCCGGGCAGCTCACCCGCCGAATAGACCGAATCGAATCCAACATAGCCGCATTGCAGCGGAAAATTCGCAGTCAGGAAAGGATACTGAACGACATCCGGGAAAGCGAACGTGCCGCCCGACAGGAACATTTTGCCCTCAGGAAGGAAAAGGATCGCATCCACAGCGAGCTCCGGGGCCTGCTCCAATCCCTGTGGCCCGTGCACATGCAGAATACCCGGGCCAAGTTTCAGGGCATCGGGGACTGGGCTTCGCTGGACCGCCGCTTTGCCTGGTTGAGCGATATCTACGACGCGACAAAAGGCAAATTCGAGGAGGCCCGTGTCAACTACGACCGCATCACGCGCAACCTTGAACGTCAGCGCATTCTGGAAGAGGAAGCGAAAATCCAGCTTGGCCGCATCAACGGCAACAAGGACACCCTGCTCAAAAACAAGTACGCACTGCGCGGCAAGCTCGGATCGATCCGCAAGGAACGCCGTGACGCGGAAGCCGAACTCAACTCCATCCTGTCGGTTATCGAGGACATCAAATACCAGTTGCAATCCCAGAAGACCAAACGGTTCGCCTACTACAAGCGAAGCCTGCCATGGCCCGCACAGGGGCGAGTGGTCGAGGGGTTCGCTCCGAACGCCAAGCCTCCGGTACGGGGGATCGCCCTGAGCGTTGGCGCCAACTCGGACGTGCGCTCCGTGTTCTGGGGCAAGGTGGTGCACAACGACACGCTTCGCGGTTTCGGCCGGGTGGTCATCGTCTACCATGGCTATGATTACTACAGCCTTTATGCCTACTTGGAGGACTCCTACGTCCGCATGGGGCAGGAGGTGGAAAAGGACGAACCCATAGGAAAAGCCGGATATTGCCCGAAGGCCAACGGCCCCGGCCTGTATTTTGAATTGCGTTTTCACCAAAAACCAATTAATCCAAGAGTCTGGTTGACTGCGCAAAAGTAG